Proteins encoded by one window of Halobaculum halobium:
- a CDS encoding GNAT family N-acetyltransferase — translation MTGREIARDDPDHEFAIRQARELDVPHVVRFTRDTWGDRHGDYLPDVFDEMVASDGPTQHTLVVDVDDGDDVAGVLQVVALSDTEAWAQAMRVNPDYRGRDLSPELSRAAFRWARDRGAVVCRNMVFSWNMAGLGQSRSVGFGPATEFRWLQPDPDPDADPALDVIADPDAAWAYWSRSDAREHLRGLAMDDEESWACSELTRADLRDAADRDGLFAVVDGGTRAMSALAYTYDRENDDGVEETWGVYHAAAWDDAEALDALTDAIARDAAERGIDATRILIPEGVRWVSDAAATRTPVSDEPDFVLAADLTDDSLY, via the coding sequence ATGACCGGGCGGGAGATCGCTCGCGACGACCCGGACCACGAGTTCGCGATCCGGCAAGCCCGCGAGTTGGACGTGCCGCACGTCGTCCGCTTCACGCGGGACACGTGGGGCGACAGGCACGGGGACTATCTTCCGGACGTGTTCGACGAGATGGTCGCGAGCGACGGGCCGACCCAGCACACGCTGGTCGTCGACGTGGACGACGGCGACGACGTGGCGGGCGTCCTGCAGGTCGTCGCGCTCTCGGACACCGAGGCGTGGGCGCAGGCGATGCGCGTCAACCCCGACTACCGCGGCCGGGACCTCTCGCCGGAGCTCTCCCGGGCGGCGTTCCGGTGGGCGCGCGACCGCGGTGCCGTCGTCTGTCGGAACATGGTGTTCTCGTGGAACATGGCCGGCCTTGGCCAGTCGCGCTCGGTCGGCTTCGGTCCGGCGACGGAGTTCCGCTGGCTCCAGCCCGACCCCGACCCGGACGCCGACCCCGCGCTCGACGTGATCGCCGACCCCGACGCCGCGTGGGCCTACTGGAGCCGCAGCGACGCGCGCGAGCACCTCCGCGGGCTGGCGATGGACGACGAGGAGTCGTGGGCCTGTTCGGAGCTGACACGCGCGGACCTCCGAGACGCCGCCGACCGCGACGGCCTGTTCGCCGTCGTCGACGGCGGCACCCGCGCGATGTCGGCGCTGGCGTACACGTACGACCGGGAGAACGACGACGGCGTCGAGGAGACGTGGGGCGTCTACCACGCGGCCGCCTGGGACGACGCCGAGGCGCTGGACGCGCTGACAGACGCGATCGCCCGCGACGCCGCAGAGCGCGGCATCGACGCGACGCGGATCCTGATCCCCGAAGGGGTGAGATGGGTGTCGGACGCGGCCGCGACGCGCACGCCAGTGTCCGACGAGCCCGACTTCGTGCTCGCGGCCGACCTCACCGACGACTCGCTGTACTGA
- a CDS encoding SDR family oxidoreductase, whose product MDGTTAVVTGGTRGVGRAVTEAFVDAGAHVVVCARDGDAVDEAVGALATDGAVSGLRADVRDEFDLERLMERADRAGERDGVDVVVANAGVNHGSPGAMPIDDEPYARFDDTLRTNVRGVFATVREATPYLSDDARVLVPSGSIARDAKPGMGAYAVSKAGAEAVVRQAHADLDATALTLDLGLVDTALTGNQGGREPADVAPMFVWAATDADPDEHGGGVVGLREWKSATR is encoded by the coding sequence ATGGACGGAACCACCGCGGTCGTCACCGGCGGAACGCGCGGCGTCGGACGCGCCGTCACCGAGGCGTTTGTCGACGCCGGCGCCCACGTCGTCGTCTGCGCTCGCGACGGCGACGCCGTCGACGAGGCGGTCGGCGCGCTCGCAACCGACGGTGCTGTCTCGGGACTGCGCGCCGACGTGCGCGACGAGTTCGACCTTGAACGGCTCATGGAACGCGCCGACCGCGCCGGCGAGCGCGACGGCGTCGACGTGGTCGTCGCCAACGCCGGCGTCAACCACGGCTCCCCCGGAGCGATGCCGATCGACGACGAGCCGTACGCCCGGTTCGACGACACGCTCCGCACGAACGTCCGGGGCGTGTTCGCGACGGTTCGGGAGGCTACCCCCTATCTGAGCGACGATGCGCGGGTGCTCGTCCCCTCGGGATCGATCGCCCGCGACGCGAAGCCGGGGATGGGCGCGTACGCCGTCTCGAAGGCCGGCGCCGAGGCGGTCGTCCGCCAGGCGCACGCCGACCTCGACGCGACCGCGCTGACGCTGGACCTGGGGCTCGTGGACACCGCGCTCACGGGAAATCAGGGCGGCAGAGAGCCGGCGGACGTGGCGCCGATGTTCGTGTGGGCGGCGACCGACGCCGACCCCGACGAACACGGCGGCGGGGTCGTCGGACTCCGGGAGTGGAAGTCGGCGACGCGGTAA
- a CDS encoding DUF106 domain-containing protein has product MARIEKRTRELAAEPEMREAIELVLERAEGGEIQWVDVREDLTSGQWGRLIERGLLADGEAGFALADRDAIESGLESPDDDGGAASGGSSVDLPDSEGASWSIYDKGAAVVTLLFFVGYSYGPVRNVVGESIDLVFGPLQDVLPLYAVIMIIATLTGLYSTLLRANLMDMDRMAAYQQRMKDIQERRKEAKERGDDEAMDAIQEEQMEAMGDQLGMFKEQFRPMVWIMVLTIPAFLWMYWGIGFRGAEGVWTNLQPVVLPIAGQVGWTDTLFIMPTWIIWYFLCSMAFTQIIQKGLNISMSPSTS; this is encoded by the coding sequence ATGGCACGAATCGAGAAGCGCACTCGGGAGCTCGCCGCCGAGCCCGAGATGCGCGAGGCGATCGAACTCGTCCTCGAGCGCGCGGAGGGCGGCGAGATCCAGTGGGTGGACGTGCGCGAGGACCTCACCAGCGGGCAGTGGGGCCGGCTCATCGAGCGCGGGCTCCTCGCGGACGGTGAGGCGGGGTTCGCGCTCGCGGACCGCGACGCGATCGAATCCGGACTCGAGTCGCCCGACGACGACGGGGGCGCCGCGAGCGGCGGTAGCAGCGTCGATCTCCCCGACTCCGAGGGCGCCTCTTGGAGCATCTACGATAAGGGCGCGGCCGTCGTGACGCTGCTGTTCTTCGTCGGCTACTCCTACGGCCCGGTGCGCAACGTCGTCGGCGAGAGCATCGACCTGGTGTTCGGACCGCTGCAGGACGTGCTGCCGCTGTACGCGGTCATCATGATCATCGCGACGCTCACTGGTCTGTACTCCACGCTCCTGCGCGCGAACCTGATGGACATGGACCGCATGGCCGCCTACCAGCAACGGATGAAAGACATCCAGGAGCGCCGCAAGGAGGCGAAAGAGCGCGGCGACGACGAGGCGATGGACGCCATCCAAGAAGAGCAGATGGAGGCGATGGGCGACCAGCTCGGCATGTTCAAAGAGCAGTTCCGCCCGATGGTGTGGATCATGGTGCTCACCATCCCCGCGTTCCTGTGGATGTACTGGGGGATCGGTTTCCGCGGCGCCGAGGGCGTCTGGACGAACCTCCAGCCGGTCGTGCTCCCCATCGCGGGACAGGTCGGCTGGACGGACACGCTGTTCATCATGCCCACCTGGATCATCTGGTACTTCCTGTGCTCGATGGCGTTCACCCAGATCATCCAGAAGGGGCTCAACATCTCGATGTCGCCGTCGACGTCGTAA
- the gatD gene encoding Glu-tRNA(Gln) amidotransferase subunit GatD has product MTPSPGDRVRVERAGVTDEGVLMPSSDEEHLVLKLEGGYNVGVDRADAAVEVLEGGARDVGEDADEGGDASEVAFDDDLPTVALISTGGTIASTVDYRTGAVTAQFDAEDVLRAVPDLAGRANYRGRVVANILSENMSPEIWTDLAEAVHEEIEAGADGVVVMHGTDTMQYSASALSFMLDTPVPVVFTGSQRSADRPSSDNVMNAVCAVEAAKADCAEVMVCMHGTASDDYCALHRGTRVRKNHTSRRDAFETVGAEPLGRVEYDPHDDRIDVRVHDGKAPARRGDADLAIAPDLTEGVELVKFTPGMDPAALEYLDGKSGVVIEGTGLGHVHTDLISRFEELVDDGATVVMTSQCLEGRVCDRVYDTGRDLLDAGVVEAGDTLPGTVKVKLMWALANAGDPAEAMGRDLAGELTEESKPWV; this is encoded by the coding sequence ATGACCCCGAGCCCCGGAGACCGCGTCCGCGTCGAACGCGCGGGCGTCACCGACGAGGGCGTGTTGATGCCGTCGAGCGACGAGGAGCACCTCGTGCTCAAACTGGAAGGTGGGTACAACGTCGGCGTGGACCGCGCCGACGCGGCCGTCGAGGTGCTCGAAGGCGGCGCCAGAGACGTTGGCGAGGACGCGGACGAGGGCGGAGACGCCTCCGAGGTCGCGTTCGACGACGACCTGCCGACGGTCGCGCTCATCTCCACCGGCGGCACCATCGCCTCCACCGTCGACTACCGCACGGGCGCCGTCACCGCCCAGTTCGACGCCGAAGACGTGCTGCGCGCCGTCCCCGACCTCGCCGGTCGCGCGAACTACCGCGGCCGCGTCGTCGCCAACATCCTCTCGGAGAACATGAGCCCCGAGATCTGGACCGACCTCGCCGAGGCGGTCCACGAGGAGATCGAGGCGGGCGCCGACGGCGTCGTCGTCATGCACGGCACGGACACGATGCAGTACTCCGCCTCGGCGCTGTCGTTCATGCTCGACACGCCCGTTCCGGTCGTGTTCACCGGCAGCCAGCGGTCGGCCGACCGCCCCTCCTCGGACAACGTGATGAACGCCGTCTGCGCCGTCGAGGCGGCGAAGGCCGACTGCGCGGAGGTGATGGTCTGCATGCACGGCACCGCCTCCGACGACTACTGCGCGCTCCACCGTGGAACGCGCGTGCGCAAAAACCACACCTCCCGCCGCGACGCGTTCGAGACCGTCGGCGCCGAACCGCTCGGACGCGTCGAGTACGACCCACACGACGACCGCATCGACGTTCGGGTCCACGACGGGAAGGCGCCCGCCCGCCGCGGCGACGCCGACCTCGCTATCGCGCCCGACCTCACCGAAGGCGTCGAACTCGTGAAGTTCACGCCCGGGATGGACCCCGCTGCGCTGGAGTACCTCGACGGGAAGTCGGGCGTGGTGATCGAGGGGACCGGCCTCGGGCACGTCCACACTGACCTCATCTCGCGCTTCGAGGAACTCGTCGACGACGGCGCGACCGTCGTGATGACGAGCCAGTGTCTGGAGGGGCGCGTCTGCGACCGCGTGTACGACACCGGGCGCGACCTGCTCGACGCCGGCGTCGTCGAGGCGGGCGACACGCTCCCGGGCACCGTGAAGGTGAAGCTGATGTGGGCGCTCGCGAACGCCGGCGACCCCGCCGAGGCGATGGGGCGCGATCTCGCGGGCGAGCTGACCGAGGAGTCCAAGCCCTGGGTATGA
- a CDS encoding adenylate kinase: MTDHRILLLGPPGAGKGTQAKRLTDEYDLDHITTGDALRQNKDMETEYGTPGEFMDAGELVPDPVVNEIVVAALENADGFVLDGYPRNLDQAEFLSEETDLDHVVFLNVPEDVLVERLTGRRVCDDCGTNYHVEFDQPEEAGVCDECGGELIQREDDTEDTVRERLRVYRENTEPVVEHYREAGSLVEVSGEGTPDDVFENLRDVVEN; this comes from the coding sequence ATGACTGATCACCGAATCCTGCTGCTCGGTCCGCCCGGGGCCGGGAAGGGAACGCAGGCGAAGCGACTCACCGACGAGTACGACCTCGATCACATCACGACCGGCGACGCGCTCCGCCAGAACAAGGACATGGAAACGGAGTACGGAACTCCCGGCGAGTTCATGGACGCCGGCGAGCTCGTCCCCGACCCCGTGGTCAACGAGATCGTCGTCGCCGCCCTGGAGAACGCCGACGGCTTCGTGCTCGACGGCTATCCTCGCAACCTCGACCAGGCGGAGTTCCTGAGCGAGGAGACCGACCTCGATCACGTCGTCTTCCTGAACGTCCCCGAGGACGTGCTCGTCGAACGCCTCACCGGCCGTCGCGTGTGCGACGACTGCGGCACGAACTACCACGTCGAGTTCGACCAGCCGGAGGAGGCGGGCGTGTGCGACGAGTGCGGCGGCGAGTTGATCCAGCGCGAGGACGACACCGAAGACACCGTCCGCGAGCGCCTGCGGGTCTACCGCGAGAACACCGAGCCCGTCGTCGAGCACTACCGCGAGGCGGGGAGCCTCGTCGAAGTGTCCGGCGAGGGCACGCCCGACGACGTGTTCGAGAACCTCCGCGACGTGGTCGAGAACTGA